The proteins below come from a single Triticum aestivum cultivar Chinese Spring chromosome 5D, IWGSC CS RefSeq v2.1, whole genome shotgun sequence genomic window:
- the LOC123124443 gene encoding uncharacterized protein has product MHPLVGALLVGAGERWWWPCWGPAARHAAAWAGALALAVSVASFAPEAAFVWALAGGGCAAGSVRVPLDGGGDHVCVPARMAGRTCADIIVPPAFAALSVGASACFVRAIAVGRRHGY; this is encoded by the coding sequence GTGGGGGCGCTGCTGGTGGGGGCCGGGgagcggtggtggtggccgtgctgGGGCCCGGCGGCGCGCCACGCCGCGGCGTGGGCCGGCGCGCTGGCGCTGGCCGTGTCGGTGGCGTCGTTCGCGCCGGAGGCCGCGTTCGTGTGGGCGCTGGCCGGCGGCGGGTGCGCGGCCGGGTCGGTGCGCGTGCCGCTCGACGGCGGAGGGGACCACGTCTGCGTGCCGGCGAGGATGGCCGGCCGGACCTGCGCCGACATCATCGTGCCGCCGGCATTCGCGGCACTCTCCGTCGGTGCCTCCGCGTGCTTCGTCCGGGCGATCGCCGTCGGCCGCCGCCACGGCTATTAG
- the LOC123124442 gene encoding wall-associated receptor kinase 2 encodes MKMQMLLPLVTTTVLLSIPAWQPLAAAPACQRKCGGVDIPYPFGIGRGCFLDTGDRTFEVTCRKATASDDARPFVDGFEVLGIDPGRGKIRIRSPVSSWCYDGARRSMGAPDAWSFNSTALRVSDADNKLAVVGCSALAYIGSQDGAVENRYVVGCHAECASAASLSDGPCNGTGCCLTPVPPGISSFDVAFDDAYNNSAVAGFSRCSYAVLVEAAAFEFRATYVTTGALGDAGGVQLPAVLDWAVGNQTCRDALRKKTGAYACASANSECIDAKNGPGYLCNCSKGYQGNPYVIHGCQDINECEEKASYPCAIRDSCINTIGGYKCPCPAQKRGYSDGTCEADKSITKLQVAIGFSIGVVMLALGMSCTYAIQEKRRVAVVKTRHFRQHGGQLLFEEMKKSNKQGMSFTLFTKQELQEATGNFDERHVLGKGGNGTVYRGTLQDGTAVAIKRCRIAGEDERQQREFGMETLILSQINHKNIVKLYGCCLEVEVPMLVYQFIPNGTLYQLIHGGAAVVPFAVRLRIAHETAEALAYLHSMASPPIIHGDVKSPNILLDENYGAKVSDFGASSLAPAPTDEAHLVTFVQGTCGYLDPEYMQTCRLTEKSDVYSFGVVLLELLTSRKALNLAAPDDEKSVVASFLTAARDGRLDGLLDARIKSEVRAETLEQVAKLAKLCLEMSGERRPSMREVAEELDGIRKASSQNPCLLGEGEEALSGYSVVDMCDW; translated from the exons ATGAAAATGCAGATGCTGCTTCCACTAGTTACCACCACGGTGCTCCTCTCGATCCCAGCATGGCAGCCGTTGGCCGCGGCGCCGGCGTGCCAGCGGAAGTGCGGCGGGGTGGACATCCCGTACCCCTTCGGCATCGGCCGCGGCTGCTTCCTGGACACGGGGGACAGGACCTTCGAGGTCACCTGCCGCAAAGCCACCGCTTCCGACGACGCCCGGCCCTTCGTCGACGGCTTCGAGGTGCTCGGCATTGACCCGGGCCGCGGCAAGATACGCATCCGCAGCCCGGTCAGCTCGTGGTGCTACGACGGCGCGAGGCGGTCCATGGGCGCGCCGGACGCGTGGTCCTTCAACTCGACAGCGCTCCGCGTCTCGGACGCGGACAACAAGCTCGCCGTCGTCGGGTGCAGCGCGCTCGCCTACATCGGGTCGCAGGACGGCGCCGTCGAGAACCGGTACGTGGTGGGGTGCCACGCCGAGTGCGCGAGCGCGGCGTCGCTGTCCGACGGCCCGTGCAACGGCACGGGATGCTGCCTCACGCCGGTGCCCCCGGGGATCAGCTCCTTCGACGTGGCCTTCGACGACGCCTACAACAACTCCGCTGTCGCCGGTTTCAGCCGGTGCAGCTACGCCGTgctggtggaggcggcggcgttcGAGTTCCGGGCGACCTACGTCACCACCGGCGCGCTCGGGGACGCGGGCGGCGTTCAGCTGCCGGCGGTGCTGGACTGGGCGGTGGGCAACCAGACGTGCCGGGATGCGTTGCGGAAGAAGACGGGCGCGTACGCCTGCGCAAGTGCCAACAGCGAGTGCATCGACGCCAAGAACGGCCCGGGCTACCTCTGTAACTGCTCCAAAGGGTACCAAGGAAACCCTTACGTCATCCATGGCTGCCAAG ATATTAACGAGTGTGAGGAGAAGGCGTCGTATCCATGTGCCATTCGTGATTCCTGTATCAACACGATCGGAGGGTACAAATGCCCATGCCCTGCACAAAAGCGAGGCTATTCTGATGGAACATGCGAAGCGGATAAATCCATAACTAAATTGCAAGTCGCCATAG GTTTTAGCATCGGCGTAGTTATGCTGGCACTGGGCATGAGCTGCACCTACGCCATCCAAGAGAAGCGGCGAGTCGCCGTCGTCAAGACACGGCACTTCCGGCAGCACGGCGGCCAGCTGCTGTTCGAGGAGATGAAGAAGTCCAACAAACAGGGAATGTCCTTCACGCTGTTCACCAAGCAGGAGCTGCAGGAGGCCACCGGCAACTTCGACGAGCGGCACGTGCTGGGCAAGGGCGGCAACGGCACCGTGTACCGTGGCACGCTCCAGGACGGCACGGCGGTGGCGATCAAGCGGTGCAGGATCGCCGGCGAGGACGAGCGGCAGCAGCGGGAGTTCGGCATGGAGACGCTCATCCTCTCCCAGATCAACCACAAGAACATCGTGAAGCTCTACGGGTGCTGCCTCGAGGTGGAGGTGCCCATGCTCGTCTACCAGTTCATCCCCAACGGCACCCTCTACCAGCTCATCCACGGCGGCGCCGCCGTCGTGCCGTTCGCGGTGCGTCTGCGGATCGCGCACGAGACGGCCGAGGCGCTGGCGTACCTGCACTCGATGGCATCGCCGCCGATCATCCACGGCGACGTCAAGTCCCCCAACATCCTCCTCGACGAGAACTACGGCGCCAAGGTGTCCGACTTCGGGGCGTCGTCGCTGGCACCGGCGCCGACGGACGAGGCGCACCTGGTGACGTTCGTGCAGGGGACGTGCGGGTACCTGGACCCGGAGTACATGCAGACGTGCCGGCTGACGGAGAAgagcgacgtgtacagcttcggcgtggtgctcctggagctgctcaCGTCGCGGAAGGCGCTGAACCTCGCCGCCCCCGACGACGAGAAGAGCGTCGTCGCGAGCTTCCTGACGGCGGCGAGGGACGGCAGGCTGGACGGCCTGCTGGACGCGCGGATCAAGAGCGAGGTGAGGGCGGAGACGCTGGAGCAGGTGGCCAAGCTCGCGAAGCTGTGCCTGGAGATGTCCGGCGAGAGAAGGCCCTCCATGCGAGAGGTCGCCGAGGAGCTTGACGGGATCAGGAAGGCGTCGTCACAGAACCCATGCTTACTAGGTGAGGGTGAAGAAGCTCTGTCAGGCTACTCTGTTGTGGATATGTGTGACTGGTGA